A single window of Vigna radiata var. radiata cultivar VC1973A chromosome 4, Vradiata_ver6, whole genome shotgun sequence DNA harbors:
- the LOC106758771 gene encoding ankyrin repeat-containing protein At5g02620: protein METPGVPAINTYKKKMVKQLTGKRDDTPLHSAARSGNLAVLKDAICGANEVELHELLAKQNQDGETPLYVAAEYGYTDLVREIIQYYDLADAGIKARNGFDALHIAAKQGDLDVMKVLMESHPELSMTVDLSNTTALHTAAIQGHTEIVKFLLEAGSSLATIARSNGKTALHSAARNGHLAVVKALLEKEPAVATRIDKKGQTALHMAVKGQKLEVVEELIKADPSSTNMVDNKGNTALHIATRKGRSKIVKLLLEQKETATSAVNRSGETAIDTAEKMGNNDVKAILLEHGVQSARAIKPSQGTTATTARELKQTVSDIKHEVHHQLEHTRQTRKRVQGIAKRINKMHTEGLNNAINSTTVVAVLIATVAFAAIFTVPGQFVDDPHEIPPGMSLGEANIAPKPPFIIFFVFDSVALFISLAVVVVQTSVVVIESKAKKQMMQVINKLMWIACVLISVAFLALSFVVVGKEEKWLAIGVSIIGTTIMATTLGTMCYWVVRHRIEASNLRSIRKSSLQSRSNKSISVSAFSDSELLNSEYCKKMYAI, encoded by the exons ATGGAAACACCAGGGGTGCCGGCAATAAACacctataagaaaaaaatggtaaaacaaTTGACAGGAAAAAGGGACGATACACCTTTGCATTCTGCAGCAAGATCAGGGAATTTGGCTGTGCTGAAGGATGCCATTTGCGGAGCTAATGAGGTTGAGTTGCATGAATTATTGGCCAAGCAGAATCAAGATGGAGAAACGCCCCTTTATGTTGCTGCTGAATATGGTTACACTGATTTAGTCAGGGAGATCATTCAGTATTATGATCTTGCTGATGCTGGAATTAAAGCTAGAAATGGTTTTGATGCATTGCATATTGCTGCCAAACAAGGGGATTTAG ATGTCATGAAGGTTCTGATGGAAAGTCATCCTGAGTTGTCAATGACTGTGGATCTATCCAACACCACAGCTTTGCACACTGCTGCAATACAAGGGCACACTGAGATAGTGAAGTTTCTATTGGAAGCAGGAAGTAGTCTGGCAACCATTGCTAGAAGTAATGGGAAAACAGCTCTGCATTCTGCTGCAAGAAATGGACATTTGGCTGTTGTGAAAGCACTTCTTGAGAAAGAGCCTGCGGTTGCCACGAGAATCGATAAGAAGGGCCAGACAGCACTTCACATGGCAGTGAAGGGGCAGAAGCTTGAGGTGGTGGAAGAGTTGATAAAAGCAGACCCCTCATCAACGAACATGGTTGACAATAAGGGAAACACAGCATTGCATATAGCAACCAGGAAGGGCAGGAGTAAG ATTGTAAAGTTGCTTTTAGAACAGAAGGAAACGGCAACAAGTGCAGTGAATAGGTCTGGGGAAACGGCAATAGACACTGCGGAGAAAATGGGGAACAATGATGTGAAAGCCATTCTTCTTGAACATGGTGTTCAGAGTGCGAGGGCCATAAAGCCCAGTCAGGGCACAACGGCTACTACAGCCCGTGAGTTGAAACAGACGGTGAGTGACATAAAGCACGAGGTCCACCACCAGTTGGAACACACACGCCAAACCAGAAAACGCGTCCAGGGAATTGCCAAACGTATTAACAAAATGCATACGGAAGGACTCAACAATGCAATAAACTCCACAACCGTGGTGGCAGTCCTAATAGCCACTGTGGCCTTTGCGGCTATTTTCACAGTCCCTGGCCAATTCGTTGATGACCCACATGAGATTCCTCCAGGGATGTCCCTTGGGGAGGCAAACATAGCTCCAAAACCCcctttcataattttctttgtGTTTGATTCCGTTGCACTGTTTATCTCtttggcggtggtggtggtgcagACCTCGGTTGTGGTTATAGAAAGCAAAGCAAAGAAGCAGATGATGCAAGTGATAAACAAGCTAATGTGGATTGCTTGTGTTCTCATTTCGGTGGCGTTCTTGGCGCTGTCATTTGTAGTGGTGGGGAAGGAAGAGAAGTGGCTGGCCATAGGAGTTTCCATTATAGGAACAACCATAATGGCTACGACCTTGGGGACTATGTGTTACTGGGTCGTTAGGCATCGCATTGAGGCCTCAAATTTGAGGAGCATTCGAAAATCTTCATTGCAAAGCAGGTCTAATAAGTCTATTTCAGTGTCAGCGTTCTCAGATTCTGAGCTATTAAACAGTGAGTATTGTAAGAAAATGTATGCGATTTAG
- the LOC106759317 gene encoding receptor-like protein kinase HERK 1 has protein sequence MIDRRNLGFFLCFLSIFPLVCFSATFVPVDNYLIDCGASANTTVGRRNFTADSLFKDLLSTQEDILANSSSKSSASSSDDWPLYQTARIFNGPSKYTFSIKQKGRHWIRLYIFPFTHEKYNLGAANFTVATQDHVLFSSSSMQKDPVMKEYSVNVTSDNLVITFAPSGNSTAFVNAIEVVSAPDDLIDDVFSVLDQSFTLSGLVTQSLETVWRVNMGGPTVTPVNDTLQRTWIPDQRFLLEPNLAKSFSNIAAVKYEKGGLTTENTAPATVYGTLSEMNSSFDPRSNFNVTWKFDVSPGFQYLVRFHFCDVVSNGLNSLYFNIYIDSKMAAANFDLSTHTNNALGVPYHMDLVTPLAVNNTLRVSIGPSGLSKDYPNAILNGLEIMKINNSMGSLITGTVPAAIGAGSSSKSIGMIVGVVVGVVGAVVLAGLIFVLCMRRRKLARQRQSKTWVPLSINDGTTSHTMGSKYSNGTTLSAASNHEYRVPLVAVQEATNNFDESWVIGIGGFGKVYKGELSDGTKVAVKRGNPRSQQGLAEFQTEIAMLSQFRHRHLVSLIGYCDERNEMILIYEYMEKGTLKSHLYGSDLPSLSWKERLEICIGSARGLHYLHTGYAKAVIHRDVKSANILLDEKLMAKVADFGLSKTGPEIDQTHVSTAVKGSFGYLDPEYFRRQQLTEKSDVYSFGVVLFEVLCARPVIDPTLPREMVNLAEWAMKWQKKGQLEQIIDERLAGKIRPESLRKFGETAEKCLADYGVDRPSMGDVLWNLEYALQLQEAVVEGDPEENSTNMIGELSPQVKNISQDASASTTQFEGTSLDDLSGVSMSRVFSQLVKSEGR, from the coding sequence ATGATTGATCGGAGAAATCTTggtttttttctctgttttttatcAATCTTCCCTCTTGTGTGTTTTTCTGCCACCTTTGTTCCAGTTGATAATTATCTTATAGACTGTGGAGCATCTGCAAATACTACAGTAGGTAGGCGCAATTTCACAGCAGATAGTTTGTTCAAGGATCTCCTTTCTACACAAGAAGATATTCTTGCCAATTCCTCCTCAAAATCAAGCGCTTCTTCCTCTGATGATTGGCCTCTCTATCAAACTGCAAGAATCTTCAATGGACCCTCAAAGTACACCTTTTCAATTAAGCAAAAGGGGAGACACTGGATCCGTCTGTATATCTTTCCTTTTACTCACGAAAAGTACAATTTGGGTGCTGCAAATTTCACTGTCGCCACGCAAGACCATGTTCTTTTCAGTAGCTCCAGCATGCAGAAAGATCCTGTGATGAAGGAGTACTCTGTGAATGTAACCTCAGACAACCTCGTTATCACCTTTGCCCCTTCTGGCAATTCCACTGCCTTTGTGAATGCCATTGAAGTTGTTTCTGCCCCCGATGACCTAATTGATGATGTTTTTTCCGTCTTAGATCAATCGTTTACCTTATCTGGTTTGGTGACGCAATCACTGGAGACAGTTTGGAGGGTTAACATGGGTGGTCCAACTGTGACCCCCGTGAATGACACCCTTCAAAGAACTTGGATTCCAGATCAAAGGTTCCTTTTGGAACCTAACCTTGCCAAATCTTTTAGTAATATTGCTGCTGTCAAGTATGAGAAAGGTGGTCTAACAACAGAAAACACCGCTCCCGCTACTGTTTATGGTACCCTCTCAGAGATGAACTCGTCCTTTGATCCCCGGAGTAATTTCAATGTGACATGGAAGTTTGATGTGAGTCCTGGATTTCAGTACCTTGTTCGATTTCACTTCTGTGATGTGGTCTCTAACGGTCTCAATTCACTCTActtcaatatttatattgacTCCAAGATGGCTGCTGCTAATTTTGATCTCAGTACTCATACTAATAATGCTTTGGGGGTTCCATATCATATGGATTTGGTTACACCGTTGGCTGTGAACAATACACTTCGTGTAAGTATTGGTCCTTCTGGTTTAAGTAAGGATTACCCGAATGCAATTTTGAATGGGCTGGAGATCatgaaaataaacaattcaatGGGCAGTCTCATCACAGGAACAGTACCTGCAGCTATTGGTGCAGGTTCAAGTTCTAAGAGTATTGGCATGATTGTGGGTGTGGTTGTTGGTGTAGTTGGTGCAGTTGTCTTGGCTGGACTTATCTTTGTATTATGCATGAGGAGACGAAAGTTGGCACGGCAAAGGCAGTCAAAGACATGGGTTCCTTTATCCATCAATGATGGAACTACTTCTCATACCATGGGAAGTAAATATTCTAATGGCACGACACTAAGTGCTGCTTCAAACCATGAGTACCGAGTGCCTCTTGTTGCAGTTCAGGAGGCTACAAACAACTTTGATGAGAGTTGGGTTATTGGGATAGGTGGCTTTGGTAAAGTGTACAAAGGAGAGTTAAGTGATGGCACAAAAGTGGCAGTTAAGAGGGGAAATCCACGGTCCCAGCAGGGGCTTGCAGAGTTCCAAACTGAAATTGCAATGCTGTCTCAGTTCCGCCATCGCCATCTGGTGTCTTTGATTGGTTATTGTGATGAAAGGAATGAAATGATCTTGATATATGAGTATATGGAGAAAGGAACTCTCAAGAGTCATTTATATGGCTCAGATCTGCCTAGCTTAAGCTGGAAGGAGAGGCTTGAGATATGCATTGGATCAGCCAGAGGACTTCATTATCTTCACACTGGCTATGCTAAAGCTGTTATTCACCGTGATGTGAAGTCTGCAAATATCCTACTTGATGAGAAACTAATGGCTAAAGTCGCTGATTTTGGACTGTCAAAGACGGGGCCTGAAATTGACCAGACACATGTGAGCACAGCTGTGAAAGGTAGTTTTGGGTACCTGGATCCAGAGTATTTCAGGAGGCAACAACTGACAGAAAAGTCAGATGTGTATTCATTTGGGGTAGTTCTGTTTGAAGTTCTTTGTGCAAGACCTGTCATAGATCCAACACTTCCTAGGGAAATGGTAAACTTGGCAGAATGGGCAATGAAATGGCAGAAGAAGGGGCAGTTGGAGCAGATCATAGATGAAAGACTTGCAGGAAAAATCAGACCAGAATCTCTTAGGAAGTTTGGAGAAACTGCTGAGAAATGCCTGGCTGATTATGGTGTTGACAGACCTTCTATGGGAGATGTCTTGTGGAATTTGGAGTATGCTCTCCAACTTCAAGAGGCTGTGGTTGAAGGTGATCCTGAAGAAAACAGCACCAATATGATTGGTGAACTCTCTCCACAGGTCAAGAATATCAGCCAGGATGCAAGTGCTTCTACTACACAATTTGAAGGCACAAGCCTTGATGATCTCTCGGGTGTTTCTATGAGTAGGGTCTTCTCACAATTGGTGAAGTCTGAGGGTAGATAG